The following DNA comes from Kitasatospora sp. NBC_01287.
CTGATCGGCGAGCACGGGATGCTGCCGGTGCCGCGCCACCTGCGGCGGCGGGGCTGGTGGGAGGCGCCGACCCTGTTCCAGCTGGGCTACTCCGACCGCGCGTTCGCCGCGCTCGCCCGGGGCGGGGCGCTGCTGGCCGCCGCCGTGGCCGCCGGGCTGGCCGACCTGGTGCCGCTCTGGGGCTCGATGCTGCTCTGGGCGGTGCTCTGGCTGCTCTACCTGTCGATCGTCAACGTCGGGCAGACCTGGTACTCCTTCGGGTGGGAGTCGCTGCTGCTGGAGTCCGGGTTCCTGGCGGTCCTGCTGGGCAATGCCGCGGTGGCGCCGCCGGTCCCGGTGCTCCTCCTGTTCCGCTGGCTGCTCTTCCGGGTGGAGTTCGGGGCCGGGCTGATCAAGCTGCGCGGCGACCGGTGCTGGCGGGACCTGAGCTGCCTGCGCTACCACCACGAGACCCAGCCCATGCCCGGGCCGCTGAGCTGGTACTTCCATCACCTGCCGATGCCGCTGCACCGAATCGAGGCGGCCGCCAACCACCTGGCCCAGCTGGGCCTGCCGCCGCTGCTCTTCGCCCCGCAGCCGATCGCCTCCTGGGCGGCGGGGGCGATGGTTCTCACCCAGCTCTGGCTGATCGCCTCCGGCAACTTCGCCTGGCTGAACTGGCTGACCATCGCGCTGGCCTTCGGCGCGCTGCGGCTGCCCGGCGCGGAGCACCTGGCCACCGCGCGGGCGCCGCTCTGGTACGAGGTCCTGGTGCTGGCCGCCACCGCGCTGGTGGTCGCGCTGAGCTACCGGCCGGCCCGCAACCTGCTCTCCCGCGGCCAGCTGATGAACCACTCCTTCGACCAGTTGCACCTGGTGAACAGCTACGGCGCCTTCGGCAGCATCAGCCGGATCCGCCTTGAGGTGGTGCTCGAAGGCACCGCCGAGGAGCGGCTGACGGCGGGCACCCGCTGGCAGGAGTACGGGTTCCGGGGCAAGCCGGGGGACGTGCGGCGCCGACCGCGCCAGTTCGCGCCCTACCACCTGCGGCTGGACTGGCTGATGTGGTTCGCCGCGCTCTCCCCCGGCTACGCCCGCCCCTGGCTGCGGCCGCTCGTCGAACGGCTGCTGCGCGGTGACCGGGCCACCCTGCGGCTGCTGCGGCACAACCCGTTCCCGGACACGCCGCCGGCCCACGTGCGGGCGGTGCTCTACCGCTACCGCTTCACCACCCCGGCGGAGCGGCGGGCCACCGGGGCCTGGTGGCACCGGACCCGGCTGCGGGTCTACCTGGCCCCTGTGGCGCGACGC
Coding sequences within:
- a CDS encoding lipase maturation factor family protein gives rise to the protein MEWFTAPGYALSRLVLLRLLAAVYLVAFLAAARQFRALIGEHGMLPVPRHLRRRGWWEAPTLFQLGYSDRAFAALARGGALLAAAVAAGLADLVPLWGSMLLWAVLWLLYLSIVNVGQTWYSFGWESLLLESGFLAVLLGNAAVAPPVPVLLLFRWLLFRVEFGAGLIKLRGDRCWRDLSCLRYHHETQPMPGPLSWYFHHLPMPLHRIEAAANHLAQLGLPPLLFAPQPIASWAAGAMVLTQLWLIASGNFAWLNWLTIALAFGALRLPGAEHLATARAPLWYEVLVLAATALVVALSYRPARNLLSRGQLMNHSFDQLHLVNSYGAFGSISRIRLEVVLEGTAEERLTAGTRWQEYGFRGKPGDVRRRPRQFAPYHLRLDWLMWFAALSPGYARPWLRPLVERLLRGDRATLRLLRHNPFPDTPPAHVRAVLYRYRFTTPAERRATGAWWHRTRLRVYLAPVARR